One window from the genome of Malus domestica chromosome 01, GDT2T_hap1 encodes:
- the LOC139190170 gene encoding nuclear pore complex protein NUP1-like, translating to MILRNPSAANDGWLSKLVDPAQRLISSGAHRLFSSVFRKRLPPPQSPSTGVNHEAKMKGKEEVTVDLPGVLKGTIGQCSGPSHPSTTGDGGELTELEQILEQKTFTRSEIDRLTELLHSRTVDMPIENQEKGFEVIPSKSVVSHDRNEEFPKTPLLGKNGIESRLASNPVVSATVLDEEVASPAELAKAQRMSLSQPQTAANNLLPQLAIDASKVTAKQQRLGSLNVFRGLTVVGSGKNMQHHC from the coding sequence ATGATTTTACGAAACCCTAGCGCCGCCAACGATGGTTGGCTCTCGAAGCTCGTCGATCCGGCTCAGCGCCTCATTTCCTCCGGCGCCCACCGCCTCTTCTCCTCTGTCTTTCGCAAACGCCTTCCTCCGCCTCAGTCGCCTTCTACAGGTGTAAACCATGAAGCAAAGATGAAGGGCAAAGAAGAAGTTACTGTGGATCTTCCTGGAGTGCTAAAAGGCACAATTGGTCAATGTTCCGGTCCAAGTCATCCAAGTACTACTGGTGATGGAGGCGAGCTCACTGAGCTTGAACAAATTTTAGAGCAGAAAACCTTTACCAGATCTGAGATTGATCGATTGACAGAGCTGTTGCATTCAAGAACTGTTGATATGCCAATTGAGAATCAAGAGAAAGGGTTTGAAGTGATACCTTCAAAGTCGGTGGTTTCTCATGACAGAAATGAGGAATTTCCTAAAACTCCATTGCTAGGCAAAAATGGGATTGAGAGCCGCCTTGCTTCAAACCCTGTTGTTAGTGCAACTGTCCTTGATGAAGAAGTTGCTTCACCTGCAGAACTCGCCAAAGCCCAACGCATGTCTCTCTCTCAGCCACAAACAGCAGCAAacaatcttcttcctcaactcGCCATCGACGCCTCGAAAGTCACGGCAAAGCAGCAACGCCTCGGTTCCCTCAACGTCTTTCGCGGACTCACGGTTGTGGGAAGTGGCAAGAACATGCAACATCACTGTTAA
- the LOC103417777 gene encoding probable protein phosphatase 2C 25 yields the protein MNCALVVPNSPIFSPSKIPSHFFRSSALASPSSCSSPRVLHGAPPTPSRSSALTTPGFESRFQRQVVGGCQKKASGLALKRKRPMMIDIPVAPPVSFKAEADEGAAERVEMVEVDEDGYSVYCKRGRRGSMEDRYSAAVGLGDDSRQAFFGVFDGHGGAKAAEFAAKNLNKNIADRLRGGSEEEIVEAVKDGYLTTDVEFLKGDVSGGACCVTALIQKGNLVVSNAGDCRAVMSRGGVAEALTSDHHPSRMDERERIETTGGYVDCCRSVWRIQGSLAVSRSIGDRQLKEWVIAEPETKVLKINPECEFLMLASDGLWDKVTNQEAVDIVRPLCVGVDKPELFSACKKLVDLSIRRGSMDDTSVMIIQLGRFVL from the exons ATGAATTGCGCTTTGGTGGTGCCGAACTCGCCGATTTTCTCGCCGTCGAAAATCCCCTCCCATTTTTTCCGGTCGTCGGCGTTAGCTTCCCCGTCGTCGTGTTCTTCGCCTAGAGTCCTACATGGGGCTCCGCCTACGCCGTCGCGATCGTCGGCTTTGACGACGCCGGGTTTCGAGTCTCGGTTTCAGAGGCAGGTGGTTGGCGGGTGCCAGAAGAAGGCTTCGGGTTTGGCTCTGAAGAGGAAGAGGCCGATGATGATTGATATTCCGGTGGCGCCGCCTGTGAGTTTTAAGGCGGAGGCGGATGAGGGCGCGGCGGAGAGAGTGGAGATGGTGGAGGTTGATGAGGATGGGTATTCGGTGTATTGTAAGAGAGGGAGGAGGGGTTCAATGGAGGATCGGTACTCCGCTGCTGTTGGTCTTGGCGATGATTCGAGACAG GCATTCTTTGGTGTGTTTGATGGGCATGGAGGAGCAAAAGCAGCCGAGTTTGCAGCCAAGAACTTGAATAAAAACATTGCGGATCGTCTGAGGGGTGGGAGTGAAGAGGAAATCGTGGAAGCAGTCAAAGATGGTTATCTGACCACCGATGTCGAGTTTTTGAAGGGCGATGTTAGTGGTGGTGCGTGCTGTGTGACTGCCTTGATCCAAAAGGGCAACCTTGTGGTGTCCAATGCCGGTGACTGTCGTGCAGTTATGAGCCGAGGAGGGGTCGCGGAGGCCCTTACATCCGATCATCATCCTTCTAGAATGGATGAAAGGGAAAGGATTGAGACCACG GGTGGTTATGTAGATTGCTGCCGCAGTGTTTGGAGAATTCAGGGGTCTCTTGCTGTTTCGAGATCAATTGGCGATAGACAGCTTAAAGAATGGGTGATTGCAGAACCAGAGACTAAAGTCTTAAAGATAAACCCCGAATGCGAGTTTTTAATGTTAGCTTCTGATGGTCTTTGGGACAAG gTTACTAATCAAGAGGCAGTAGATATCGTTCGCCCTTTATGCGTTGGCGTTGATAAGCCGGAGCTCTTTTCAGCTTGTAAGAAGCTCGTTGATCTGTCAATTCGGAGAGGTTCCATGGATGATACAAGTGTGATGATAATCCAATTAGGTCGTTTCGTTTTATGA